The following coding sequences are from one Lolium rigidum isolate FL_2022 chromosome 6, APGP_CSIRO_Lrig_0.1, whole genome shotgun sequence window:
- the LOC124661168 gene encoding uncharacterized protein slr0889-like: MPLPVAQVQELRDRLSDRFRPWSRSAQFWVRAVDIYGSYKVCQLRAGFIKDEGEREAMWEQQHEIGAQKMYSLCSELGGLFLKAAQILGKPDLAPMAWVKRLVTLCDKAPSTPIEVVREVVERQFCKSFDEIFDYFEVEPVGSASIAQVHRARLKSSKTDVAVKVQHPGAERLMMVDIRNMQAFALFLQKYDINFDMFSATKEMEKQICYEFDFVREARAMERIREFLRVTNKRPPVMVPRVIPGMISREVLVMEFIEGTPIMNLGNEMSKRGIDPGGKLAAMAKQKILTDLTLAYGQMILKDGFFHADPHPGNILICKNTEVALLDYGQVKEMPEDLRLAYANLVIAMADGDLSRNKEGLRELGLETSSIVDNELEELFELSLRMFDTRLPPGVTVLSPFAEDSSLTKVGVENFPEELFSVLRTIQLLRGLTVGMGLRFSCAQQWKPIAQEALLKAGRVQDVKSKRPRSFLRRLF, encoded by the exons ATGCCGCTGCCGGTGGCGCAGGTGCAGGAGCTGCGGGACCGGCTCTCCGACCGCTTCCGCCCGTGGAGCCGCTCCGCGCAGTTCTGGGTCCGCGCCGTCGACATCTACGGCAGCTACAAG GTGTGCCAGCTCCGGGCGGGGTTCATCAAGGATGAGGGGGAGCGGGAGGCCATGTGGGAGCAGCAGCACGAGATCGGCGCCCAGAAGATGTACTCCCTCTGCTCCGAGCTCGGCGGCCTCTTCCTCAAG GCGGCTCAAATTCTGGGCAAGCCCGATCTGGCGCCCATGGCCTGGGTGAAAAGGCTCGTTACTCTATGCGACAAGGCGCCGTCGACGCCCATCGAAGTTGTCCGAGAGGTGGTGGAGAGGCAGTTCTGCAAGAGCTTCGACGAGATTTTCGATTACTTTGAAGTCGAGCCTGTTGGGTCTGCTTCCATTGCGCAG GTGCACCGAGCGAGGCTTAAATCATCCAAGACGGATGTTGCTGTCAAG GTTCAGCATCCAGGGGCTGAAAGATTGATGATGGTTGATATCCGCAACATGCAAGCATTTGCCTTGTTCTTACAGAAGTATGACATCAACTTTGATATGTTCTCTGCCACCAAAGAGATGGAAAAGCAG atatgctatgagtttgattTTGTGCGAGAAGCGAGAGCAATGGAAAGAATACGAGAATTCCTACGGGTCACCAATAAGAGACCTCCGGTTATGGTGCCTCGTGTGATTCCTGGAATGATCAGCAG GGAGGTATTGGTCATGGAATTCATAGAAGGGACCCCAATAATGAATCTTGGCAATGAAATGTCTAAAAGAGGCATTGATCCTGGTGGTAAGCTTGCAGCAATGGCAAAGCA GAAGATTCTAACAGATCTTACACTTGCTTATGGCCAAATGATCTTGAAGGATGGCTTTTTCCATGCAGACCCACACCCAGGAAACATCCTTATCTGCAAGAACACAGAG GTAGCTTTACTTGATTACGGACAAGTGAAAGAAATGCCAGAGGATTTACGACTGGCTTATGCTAATCTTGTAATTGCAATGGCTGATGGTGACCTTTCGAGGAATAAAGAAGGTCTCAG GGAACTTGGTTTGGAAACATCGAGTATAGTAGACAacgagttagaagaactgtttgaGTTATCTCTTAGAATGTTTGATACAAGATTACCACCTGGAGTAACCGTTCTGTCGCCCTTTGCTGAAGATTCTTCACTGACTAAAGTTGGAGTAGAG AACTTCCCAGAGGAGTTATTTTCAGTGCTTCGAACAATACAACTGTTGCGTGGGCTGACTGTTGGGATGGGCCTCCGTTTCTCTTGTGCTCAGCAATGGAAACCAATTGCCCAGGAAGCTTTGTTAAAGGCTGGGAGAGTACAAG ATGTCAAATCAAAAAGACCAAGGAGTTTTCTTAGAAGGCTGTTTTAG